The Glycine soja cultivar W05 chromosome 6, ASM419377v2, whole genome shotgun sequence genome has a window encoding:
- the LOC114414248 gene encoding transcription factor TGA2.3-like produces MVLSHYQQFMEEKSNVANDDVYLLFSPPWLSAYERALLWIGDYKPSLIHRLVDGAVKGLTAEQRGRVERTRDKTKRAERELTEAVASVQESMASRRMLELTRVVDGEIMEQERRLRGSGRRLRRFWREPMSFARWP; encoded by the coding sequence ATGGTCCTCTCTCACTACCAGCAATTTATGGAAGAGAAATCCAACGTGGCAAACGACGACGTTTACCTTCTCTTTTCTCCACCCTGGCTTTCCGCGTACGAAAGGGCTCTCCTCTGGATTGGGGACTACAAGCCCTCTCTAATTCACCGTTTAGTAGACGGCGCCGTGAAGGGGTTAACGGCGGAGCAGAGGGGGAGGGTGGAGAGAACGAGGGACAAGACGAAGAGGGCGGAGAGGGAGCTGACGGAGGCAGTAGCTTCAGTTCAAGAGAGCATGGCGAGTCGGCGGATGCTGGAACTGACGAGGGTGGTTGACGGCGAGATAATGGAGCAGGAGCGGCGCTTGAGGGGCTCGGGAAGGCGCTTGAGAAGGTTCTGGAGAGAGCCGATGAGCTTCGCGCGTTGGCCATGA
- the LOC114415202 gene encoding receptor-like protein kinase 7, giving the protein MFATFRLLLLLSFLSLLTSAQSEDQRQILLNLKSTLHNSNSKLFHSWNATNSVCTFLGVTCNSLNSVTEINLSNQTLSGVLPFDSLCKLPSLQKLVFGYNYLNGKVSEDIRNCVKLQYLDLGNNLFSGPFPDISPLKQMQYLFLNKSGFSGTFPWQSLLNMTGLLQLSVGDNPFDLTPFPKEVVSLKNLNWLYLSNCTLGWKLPVGLGNLTELTELEFSDNFLTGDFPAEIVNLRKLWQLEFFNNSFTGKIPTGLRNLTKLELLDGSMNKLEGDLSELKYLTNLVSLQFFENDLSGEIPVEIGEFKRLEALSLYRNRLIGPIPQKVGSWAKFDYIDVSENFLTGTIPPDMCKKGTMSALLVLQNKLSGEIPATYGDCLSLKRFRVSNNSLSGAVPLSIWGLPNVEIIDIEMNQLSGSISSDIKTAKALGSIFARQNRLSGEIPEEISMATSLVIVDLSENQIFGNIPEGIGELKQLGSLHLQSNKLSGSIPESLGSCNSLNDVDLSRNSFSGEIPSSLGSFPALNSLNLSENKLSGEIPKSLAFLRLSLFDLSYNRLTGPIPQALTLEAYNGSLSGNPGLCSVDAINSFPRCPASSGMSKDMRALIICFAVASILLLSCLGVYLQLKRRKEDAEKYGERSLKEETWDVKSFHVLSFSEGEILDSIKQENLIGKGGSGNVYRVTLSNGKELAVKHIWNTDVPARRKNSWSSTPMLGNKHGGGGKSKEFDAEVQALSSIRHVNVVKLFCSITSEDSSLLVYEYLPNGSLWDRLHTSRKMELDWETRYEIAVGAAKGLEYLHHGCEKPVIHRDVKSSNILLDEFLKPRIADFGLAKVIQANVVKDSSTHVIAGTHGYIAPEYGYTYKVNEKSDVYSFGVVLMELVTGKRPTEPEFGENKDIVSWVHNKARSKEGLRSAVDSRIPEMYTEEACKVLRTAVLCTGTLPALRPTMRAVVQKLEDAEPCKLVGIVITKDDSEKKIGVNDK; this is encoded by the exons ATGTTCGCCACCTTTCgactccttcttcttctctcatTCCTCTCACTACTCACCAGCGCCCAATCCGAAGACCAGCGTCAAATCCTTCTGAACCTAAAATCCACCCTCCACAATTCAAATTCCAAACTCTTCCACTCATGGAACGCCACCAATTCCGTTTGCACCTTCCTCGGAGTCACTTGCAACTCCCTCAATTCCGTCACGGAAATCAACCTCTCCAACCAAACTCTCTCCGGTGTTCTCCCGTTCGACTCGCTCTGCAAACTTCCGTCGCTTCAAAAACTCGTGTTCGGTTACAACTACTTAAACGGGAAGGTTTCAGAGGACATTAGAAACTGCGTTAAGTTACAGTACTTGGACTTGGGAAACAACCTTTTCTCTGGTCCCTTCCCCGACATATCTCCTCTCAAACAAATGCAATAcctgtttttaaacaaaagtgGATTTTCGGGAACTTTTCCGTGGCAGTCGCTGTTGAACATGACGGGTCTGTTACAGTTAAGTGTCGGAGATAACCCTTTCGACTTAACGCCCTTTCCCAAAGAGGTTGTGAGTCTCAAGAATCTCAATTGGCTCTACCTATCGAACTGCACCCTCGGATGGAAGCTTCCGGTAGGACTCGGCAACCTCACGGAGCTCACCGAATTAGAATTCTCCGATAACTTCCTCACCGGCGATTTTCCCGCGGAAATTGTGAACCTTCGGAAGCTCTGGCAGCTTGAGTTCTTCAACAATTCCTTCACGGGAAAGATTCCAACCGGCCTGAGAAACCTCACAAAGCTTGAGCTTTTGGATGGGTCCATGAATAAACTCGAAGGGGATTTGTCTGAATTGAAGTACTTGACCAATCTGGTTTCGTTGCAGTTTTTCGAAAACGATTTGTCGGGGGAGATTCCGGTTGAGATAGGCGAATTCAAACGCCTCGAGGCTCTGTCTTTGTACAGGAACAGATTGATAGGTCCCATTCCTCAGAAGGTTGGTTCCTGGGCCAAGTTTGATTACATCGACGTGTCGGAGAATTTCTTGACGGGGACGATTCCGCCGGATATGTGTAAAAAGGGAACTATGTCGGCGCTGCTCGTGCTTCAGAACAAGCTCTCCGGCGAGATTCCGGCCACCTACGGGGACTGTTTGAGTTTGAAACGATTCAGAGTCAGCAACAACTCGCTCTCCGGTGCCGTCCCTCTTTCAATTTGGGGATTGCCAAACGTGGAAATAATCGATATTGAGATGAATCAGTTATCAGGTTCGATTAGTTCGGATATCAAAACCGCGAAAGCACTCGGTTCAATATTCGCCAGGCAGAACCGGTTGTCCGGTGAAATACCAGAAGAAATCTCAATGGCGACGTCGTTAGTGATTGTGGACCTGAGCGAGAATCAAATCTTTGGGAACATTCCAGAGGGAATCGGCGAGCTTAAACAACTAGGTAGCCTTCATTTACAGAGCAACAAGTTATCAGGTTCGATACCGGAATCTCTAGGTTCCTGTAATTCCCTCAACGACGTTGACCTATCTCGAAATTCATTCTCTGGAGAAATCCCTTCCTCGTTGGGTTCTTTCCCCGCTTTAAATTCTCTGAATCTTTCAGAGAACAAACTCTCGGGTGAAATCCCAAAGAGTTTAGCTTTCCTCAGATTGAGCCTCTTTGACTTATCGTATAACCGGTTAACCGGTCCAATTCCACAGGCTCTAACCCTAGAAGCTTACAACGGAAGCCTCTCGGGAAACCCTGGTTTATGCAGCGTCGACGCGATTAACTCGTTCCCGCGTTGCCCTGCTTCCTCTGGCATGTCGAAGGACATGCGCGCGCTCATAATATGCTTCGCGGTGGCTTCGATTTTGTTGCTCTCGTGTTTGGGCGTTTACTTGCAACTCAAGAGGAGGAAGGAAGATGCGGAGAAATACGGAGAGCGTTCGCTGAAGGAAGAAACGTGGGACGTGAAATCGTTCCACGTGTTGAGTTTCTCGGAGGGAGAGATTCTAGATTCCATCAAGCAGGAGAATCTCATAGGAAAAGGAGGCTCGGGGAACGTGTACAGGGTCACTCTTTCCAATGGGAAAGAACTCGCGGTGAAGCATATTTGGAACACCGATGTCCCTGCAAGGAGAAAGAACTCGTGGAGTAGCACCCCCATGCTTGGGAACAAGCACGGTGGTGGTGGGAAGTCAAAGGAGTTTGACGCGGAGGTTCAGGCTTTGAGCTCCATAAGGCACGTGAATGTTGTAAAGCTTTTTTGCAGCATAACCAGCGAGGATTCGAGCTTGTTGGTGTACGAGTATTTGCCCAATGGGAGCTTGTGGGACCGGCTTCACACGAGTAGGAAGATGGAGCTTGATTGGGAAACCAGGTATGAAATCGCGGTTGGGGCAGCAAAAGGGTTGGAGTATTTGCATCATGGGTGTGAGAAGCCTGTGATTCATAGAGATGTTAAGTCCAGTAATATTTTGTTGGATGAGTTTTTGAAACCTAGGATTGCAGATTTTGGACTTGCTAAGGTTATTCAGGCCAACGTTGTCAAGGATTCCTCCACTCATGTCATTGCCGGAACCCACGGATACATTGCTCCTG AATATGGCTACACGTACAAAGTGAATGAGAAGAGTGATGTGTACAGCTTTGGAGTGGTGTTGATGGAACTAGTAACTGGGAAAAGGCCAACTGAACCAGAATTTGGGGAAAATAAGGACATAGTGAGCTGGGTTCATAACAAGGCAAGGAGCAAAGAGGGACTTAGGAGTGCGGTGGATTCGAGAATTCCGGAGATGTATACAGAGGAAGCTTGCAAGGTGTTGAGAACAGCAGTGCTGTGCACGGGGACTCTTCCGGCTTTGAGACCAACCATGAGAGCTGTGGTTCAAAAGCTTGAGGATGCCGAGCCTTGTAAATTGGTTGGGATTGTTATTACCAAAGATGACagtgaaaagaaaataggaGTCAACGACAAGTAA